In one Desulfovibrio sp. TomC genomic region, the following are encoded:
- a CDS encoding methyl-accepting chemotaxis protein, whose protein sequence is MRKASVNTILTLLVAFFVTAAIVILVVYVSRTSFSMASGLQENALAQLASSTGRTLDLYLEDAADVARALATQDAVVAGLSGDPGRSRERFRNYIDNYSNYWAIFSFDLQGKVVSGFNANKQDMAGGDRSERDYVRAVLTGKDLFFTDQVISAKTGDILIFVMAKAVRSPDGKLLGGVAVCPKWNVFTKGFVDPLRFGTRGYALMLDGRGTVIANGMDKDTLLKDLSGEDFVKQALTRKEGIVAYNWKGERKVMAVAKVGVTGWLVCMTAYESEMTAAAAQQRNMLLLIGALCLAAAVAGIALANRTLMLRPLAALGRYAQAVTAGDLGAPLAGLFRFELRGLADNVQAMVAELKNKLGFAQGVLAGIPAPCAIIGPDSRTLWINRQAIDLLALDATPESAKGQITGQLFFGDPTRDTVSQRTLRERQGLSLDIDFHTRQGRDLHLHVDTTPFYDMDGELLGCLVFWTDLTGITAQKNRIEEQNALISSLAAQATEVARSMARGAADLSEGIEQASLGARNQSSRVHETATAVEQLNDTILEVARNAGSTAQLAEKARNTAEEGAGLVASVTQAVAAVREEVQALTATMDELDVRAKGIGTIMNVISDIADQTNLLALNAAIEAARAGEAGRGFAVVADEVRKLAEKTMLATKDVGQAITGIQHGADETTARMARAVARVADATGLAERSGVSLTSIVELVAAAGDQVRSIAAAAEEQSSTTEAINLSVGDINALAAAAADTLSQSAAAVRELAELANNLNVLIDHLQQQEGSHKTLA, encoded by the coding sequence ATGCGCAAGGCTAGCGTCAACACCATTCTCACCCTGCTCGTGGCCTTCTTCGTCACTGCCGCCATCGTCATCCTGGTTGTCTACGTCTCGCGCACCTCGTTCTCCATGGCCTCAGGGCTCCAGGAAAACGCCCTGGCCCAGTTGGCCTCTTCCACCGGCCGGACGCTTGATCTGTACCTGGAGGACGCCGCCGACGTAGCCCGGGCGCTGGCCACCCAGGACGCCGTGGTGGCCGGCCTCTCCGGCGATCCGGGGCGTTCCAGGGAACGCTTTCGCAACTACATCGACAATTACAGCAATTACTGGGCTATTTTCTCCTTCGATCTGCAGGGCAAGGTCGTGTCCGGCTTTAACGCCAACAAGCAGGACATGGCCGGCGGCGACCGATCGGAGCGCGACTATGTCCGAGCCGTGCTGACCGGCAAGGATCTCTTTTTCACCGACCAGGTCATCAGCGCCAAGACCGGGGATATCCTCATTTTCGTCATGGCCAAGGCGGTGCGTTCCCCGGACGGCAAGCTGCTTGGCGGCGTGGCCGTGTGCCCCAAATGGAACGTTTTCACCAAGGGCTTTGTCGATCCCCTGCGGTTTGGAACCCGGGGGTATGCGCTGATGCTCGACGGCCGGGGAACGGTCATTGCCAACGGCATGGACAAGGACACACTGCTCAAGGACCTGTCCGGCGAAGATTTCGTCAAACAGGCGCTGACCCGGAAAGAAGGCATTGTGGCCTACAACTGGAAGGGAGAGCGCAAGGTCATGGCCGTGGCCAAAGTGGGCGTCACCGGCTGGCTGGTGTGCATGACGGCCTATGAATCCGAGATGACGGCCGCAGCGGCGCAACAACGCAACATGCTGCTGCTCATCGGCGCGCTCTGCCTGGCGGCGGCAGTGGCCGGCATCGCCCTGGCCAACCGCACGCTCATGCTGCGCCCCCTGGCTGCTCTTGGCCGCTATGCCCAGGCCGTCACGGCCGGAGACCTGGGTGCGCCCCTGGCCGGCCTGTTCCGCTTTGAACTGCGTGGGCTGGCCGACAATGTGCAGGCCATGGTCGCCGAACTCAAAAACAAGCTGGGCTTTGCCCAGGGCGTGTTGGCCGGCATCCCCGCCCCGTGCGCCATTATCGGCCCGGACAGCCGCACCTTGTGGATCAACCGGCAGGCCATCGACCTGCTTGCCCTGGACGCCACCCCGGAGTCGGCCAAAGGGCAGATCACGGGCCAGCTCTTTTTCGGTGATCCGACTCGGGACACTGTGTCCCAACGTACCCTGCGCGAGCGCCAGGGGTTGTCCCTCGACATTGACTTCCATACCCGGCAGGGGCGCGATCTCCATCTCCATGTGGATACCACGCCCTTTTACGACATGGACGGCGAACTCCTGGGCTGCCTCGTATTCTGGACCGATCTCACCGGCATCACTGCCCAGAAGAACCGCATCGAGGAACAAAACGCCCTGATTTCCAGTCTGGCCGCCCAGGCCACCGAGGTGGCCCGGAGCATGGCCCGGGGCGCTGCCGACCTGTCCGAAGGCATCGAACAGGCCAGCCTCGGCGCCCGCAATCAGAGCAGCCGGGTCCACGAAACCGCAACCGCCGTGGAACAACTCAACGACACGATCCTGGAAGTGGCCAGAAATGCCGGCAGCACGGCCCAATTGGCTGAAAAAGCCCGCAACACGGCCGAAGAAGGGGCCGGACTCGTTGCCTCGGTCACCCAGGCCGTGGCTGCCGTACGCGAGGAAGTCCAGGCCCTGACGGCCACCATGGACGAACTTGACGTTCGGGCCAAAGGTATCGGGACCATCATGAACGTCATTTCCGATATTGCCGACCAGACCAACCTGCTGGCCTTGAATGCCGCCATCGAGGCCGCCCGGGCCGGCGAGGCCGGACGCGGCTTTGCCGTGGTGGCCGACGAAGTCCGCAAACTGGCCGAAAAAACCATGCTCGCCACCAAGGACGTGGGCCAGGCCATCACCGGCATCCAGCACGGGGCCGACGAGACGACCGCCCGCATGGCCCGGGCGGTGGCCCGCGTGGCTGACGCCACCGGATTGGCCGAGCGTTCGGGGGTCTCGCTCACCAGCATCGTCGAGTTGGTGGCCGCCGCCGGCGATCAGGTCCGCTCCATAGCTGCGGCCGCCGAAGAACAATCCTCCACCACCGAAGCCATCAACCTCTCCGTGGGCGACATCAACGCCCTGGCTGCCGCTGCAGCCGACACACTGTCCCAATCGGCCGCCGCAGTCCGGGAACTGGCGGAATTGGCGAACAATCTGAATGTCCTTATTGATCATCTGCAGCAACAGGAGGGAAGCCACAAAACGCTGGCCTAA
- a CDS encoding methyl-accepting chemotaxis protein — protein sequence MRQAGITTIIAASVAVTILAGVAVLVLYASNSSFTMTRQVQENALAQAAAITAQSAETYLKGTASVAESLAGQDAIQAAFTGDAPKARERLRTYIAAYKDYFSFFLFDATGTIIAGSTSEGKDLTGGDRKERDYVKAILAGQDLVFSNSVFKAATGNELIYVVAKAVRDANGKLLGGVAACPLWNRFTAATIDPIRFGQQGYGFMLDDSGHMIAHPLDKSLLLQDVSQVESTKKALALHNGTFDYDWKGEAKVMSVARVPTTGWIVCMSADAGEMMTPAAKQRSVLIGVGLGVAALAVLVIVLINRRLVLGPLLALNEFTRQVGSGDLSASLNGSFRAELAVFAGHLRQMVGELKTKLGFAQGVLNGIPSPCGIVGPDFTMVWVNQEICDLLEKRDARQSAVGQRSGAFYNNDANRQTLSDRAIQERRPLAAEIDYTTPSGRKLRVAVRTTPFYDLDDNLLGSISFWTDLTQIHEQKQRIEEQNIVIAQTAAQASAVADRVAAASEELSAQIEQSSRGAEEQNARVQETATAVEEMNATIMEVARNASDTAGHTELARDKARHGAQLVGEVETAVAAIREEAVVLTDNMQSLGQQAQGIGTIMGVISDIADQTNLLALNAAIEAARAGEAGRGFAVVADEVRKLAEKTMHATKEVGQAITGIQRGTSDAVSRVDRAVSRVGTASELAARSEAALGEIVTVVEAAGDQVRAIATAAEQQSATSEEINRSVESISAIAAETSQAMHQSAQAVSDLARQANDLNSLMAQLRETDPPQKALS from the coding sequence ATGCGTCAAGCAGGCATCACCACCATCATTGCCGCATCCGTTGCTGTCACCATCCTGGCCGGCGTCGCCGTCCTGGTTCTGTATGCCTCCAACTCGTCCTTTACCATGACCCGACAGGTCCAAGAGAATGCCCTGGCCCAGGCTGCGGCCATCACGGCCCAGTCCGCCGAGACCTATCTCAAGGGCACCGCCTCGGTGGCGGAGTCCCTGGCCGGCCAGGATGCCATCCAGGCCGCGTTTACCGGCGATGCGCCCAAAGCCCGGGAAAGGCTGCGTACCTACATCGCCGCCTACAAAGACTATTTCTCCTTTTTTCTGTTTGACGCTACGGGAACCATCATCGCCGGCAGCACCAGCGAAGGCAAGGATCTCACCGGCGGCGACCGTAAAGAGCGTGATTACGTCAAAGCCATCTTGGCCGGCCAGGATCTGGTCTTTAGCAATTCCGTCTTCAAGGCCGCGACCGGCAATGAACTTATTTATGTCGTGGCCAAAGCCGTGCGCGACGCCAACGGCAAGCTGCTTGGCGGCGTGGCGGCCTGCCCCTTGTGGAACCGCTTCACCGCCGCCACCATTGATCCGATCCGTTTCGGGCAACAGGGCTACGGTTTCATGCTCGACGATTCCGGCCACATGATCGCCCATCCGCTCGACAAGTCCCTGCTGCTCCAGGACGTTTCCCAGGTCGAGTCCACGAAGAAAGCCCTGGCCCTGCACAACGGCACCTTTGACTACGACTGGAAAGGCGAGGCAAAGGTCATGAGCGTGGCCCGCGTCCCTACCACCGGGTGGATTGTGTGCATGTCTGCCGACGCCGGCGAGATGATGACCCCTGCCGCCAAGCAGCGGTCGGTGCTCATTGGCGTGGGGCTGGGCGTGGCCGCCTTGGCCGTGCTCGTTATTGTCCTTATCAACCGCCGCCTGGTGCTGGGACCGCTGCTGGCTTTGAATGAATTCACGCGCCAGGTGGGCTCCGGTGATTTGAGCGCCAGCCTGAACGGCTCGTTTCGGGCCGAACTGGCCGTCTTTGCCGGGCATCTGCGCCAGATGGTGGGCGAACTCAAAACCAAACTCGGCTTTGCCCAGGGTGTGTTAAACGGCATCCCCTCCCCGTGCGGCATCGTGGGACCGGATTTCACGATGGTCTGGGTCAACCAGGAAATCTGCGACCTGCTGGAAAAGAGGGACGCCCGCCAATCCGCCGTCGGCCAGCGCTCCGGGGCCTTTTACAACAATGACGCCAACCGCCAGACCTTGTCCGACCGGGCCATCCAGGAACGCCGGCCCCTGGCCGCTGAAATCGACTATACCACGCCTTCCGGCCGAAAACTGCGCGTGGCCGTGCGGACCACCCCCTTTTACGACCTCGACGATAATTTGCTCGGTTCCATTTCCTTCTGGACCGACCTGACCCAGATTCACGAGCAAAAGCAGCGCATTGAGGAGCAAAACATCGTCATCGCCCAGACCGCAGCCCAAGCTTCGGCCGTGGCCGACCGGGTGGCTGCCGCTTCCGAGGAACTTTCGGCCCAGATTGAACAGTCCAGCCGGGGAGCCGAAGAACAAAACGCCCGGGTCCAGGAAACGGCCACTGCCGTCGAAGAAATGAACGCCACCATTATGGAAGTGGCCAGAAACGCCTCGGACACAGCCGGCCACACCGAGCTGGCCCGGGACAAGGCCCGCCACGGCGCGCAACTCGTCGGCGAGGTTGAAACCGCCGTGGCCGCCATCCGAGAGGAAGCCGTGGTCCTCACCGACAACATGCAAAGTCTGGGGCAGCAGGCCCAGGGCATCGGGACCATCATGGGGGTCATTTCCGACATTGCCGACCAGACCAATTTGCTGGCCTTGAATGCCGCCATCGAGGCTGCCCGGGCCGGCGAGGCCGGACGCGGCTTTGCGGTCGTGGCCGATGAAGTGCGCAAGCTGGCCGAAAAAACCATGCACGCCACCAAAGAAGTGGGACAAGCCATCACCGGCATCCAGCGGGGAACGTCTGATGCCGTATCCCGGGTGGACCGGGCCGTTTCGCGTGTCGGCACGGCTTCGGAACTGGCCGCCCGGTCGGAGGCGGCCCTGGGTGAAATCGTCACCGTGGTGGAAGCCGCCGGCGATCAGGTGCGGGCCATCGCCACGGCAGCCGAACAGCAATCCGCCACCTCGGAAGAAATCAACCGTTCCGTGGAATCCATCAGCGCCATCGCGGCCGAAACCTCCCAGGCCATGCACCAATCGGCCCAGGCCGTGTCGGATCTGGCCCGGCAGGCCAATGACCTCAATAGCCTCATGGCCCAGTTGCGCGAGACAGACCCGCCGCAAAAAGCCTTGTCCTAG
- the purD gene encoding phosphoribosylamine--glycine ligase — protein sequence MRILVVGSGGREHALAHTLSKSPDVSAVLAAPGNGGTASCGENVALSDTDVPGIVALAKDRGINLVVVGPEAPLVAGLRDALESAGVPCFGPDAYASQLEGSKAFAKEVMTAAGVPTAAYETFTDAASARAYARKIGGPVVVKADGLAAGKGVTVAAATEEAIAAIDESMVTGAFGSAGATVVVEEALVGEEASFLAFCDGTNAVPMTACQDHKAVFDGDTGPNTGGMGAYCPAPILPPARYAEMMELVIHPIMREMAKRGHPFTGILYAGLMMTAAGPKVLEYNVRFGDPECQPLLARLDSDLPAIFLACRAGKLTPELVRWSPKSAVCVVMAAPGYPGSYPKGMPITGIEAAEATGNGAVKVFQAGTKLDGGRLVTSGGRVLGVTALGDDLAAAQAAAYRAAEKIHFEGAFYRRDIGDKGRKREGK from the coding sequence ATGCGCATTCTGGTGGTCGGCTCCGGCGGCCGTGAGCACGCCCTGGCCCATACCCTGTCCAAGAGTCCCGATGTTTCAGCTGTTTTGGCCGCCCCGGGCAACGGCGGCACGGCCTCGTGCGGCGAAAATGTTGCCCTGTCCGATACCGACGTCCCGGGCATTGTGGCCCTGGCCAAAGACCGGGGCATCAATCTGGTGGTGGTCGGCCCGGAAGCGCCGCTGGTGGCCGGGCTGCGCGACGCCCTGGAATCGGCCGGAGTGCCGTGTTTCGGTCCCGACGCCTATGCCTCGCAGCTTGAAGGCAGCAAGGCCTTTGCCAAGGAAGTCATGACTGCGGCCGGCGTGCCCACCGCTGCCTATGAAACCTTCACCGACGCCGCTTCGGCCCGGGCCTATGCCAGGAAAATCGGCGGCCCGGTGGTGGTCAAGGCCGATGGCCTGGCCGCCGGCAAGGGCGTCACTGTGGCCGCCGCCACCGAAGAAGCCATCGCCGCCATTGACGAATCCATGGTGACCGGCGCTTTCGGCTCGGCCGGGGCCACGGTGGTGGTGGAAGAGGCGCTTGTCGGCGAGGAAGCCTCGTTTCTGGCCTTTTGCGACGGCACAAACGCCGTGCCCATGACTGCCTGCCAGGACCACAAGGCCGTTTTCGACGGCGACACCGGTCCCAACACCGGCGGCATGGGGGCCTATTGCCCGGCTCCCATCCTGCCGCCGGCGCGCTATGCGGAAATGATGGAGCTGGTCATCCATCCCATCATGCGGGAGATGGCCAAGCGCGGCCATCCCTTCACCGGCATTCTCTACGCCGGTCTTATGATGACGGCGGCCGGCCCCAAGGTGCTCGAATACAACGTGCGTTTTGGCGATCCGGAATGCCAGCCGCTCCTGGCCCGTCTGGACAGCGATCTGCCGGCCATTTTCCTGGCCTGCCGGGCCGGGAAGCTGACGCCGGAACTGGTGCGCTGGTCGCCCAAAAGCGCTGTCTGCGTGGTCATGGCCGCGCCGGGCTATCCGGGGAGCTACCCGAAGGGCATGCCCATTACCGGCATTGAGGCGGCCGAGGCGACCGGCAACGGCGCGGTCAAGGTCTTTCAGGCCGGCACGAAACTCGACGGCGGCCGGCTGGTCACCTCCGGCGGCCGGGTGCTTGGCGTCACGGCCCTTGGGGATGATCTGGCGGCGGCCCAGGCGGCGGCCTACCGGGCTGCGGAAAAAATCCATTTTGAAGGTGCGTTTTACCGCCGCGACATCGGCGACAAGGGACGCAAACGGGAGGGGAAGTAG
- the purE gene encoding 5-(carboxyamino)imidazole ribonucleotide mutase yields the protein MRIAILIGSISDEEKMRPCSKVLDSLGIDHLFTVTSAHRTLERTERIIQECEAGGCQIFICAAGLAAHLAGAVAARTIKPVIGVPLSNAGSALGGLDAMLSTVQMPPGYPVATVALDGAGAKNAAWLAASILALNDPELAGRIRAAREGFARDVETAAAKLGKQG from the coding sequence ATGCGCATCGCCATTTTGATCGGCTCGATTTCCGATGAAGAGAAAATGCGGCCTTGTTCCAAGGTGCTCGATTCCTTAGGCATCGACCATCTGTTCACCGTGACCTCGGCCCACCGCACCCTGGAACGCACCGAGCGCATCATCCAGGAATGTGAAGCGGGCGGCTGCCAGATCTTTATCTGCGCTGCCGGTCTGGCCGCCCATCTGGCCGGGGCCGTGGCCGCACGCACGATAAAGCCGGTCATCGGCGTGCCGCTGTCCAACGCCGGCTCGGCCCTTGGCGGCCTGGATGCCATGCTGTCCACGGTGCAGATGCCGCCGGGCTACCCGGTCGCCACGGTGGCCCTGGACGGAGCCGGCGCGAAAAACGCCGCCTGGCTGGCCGCCTCCATCCTGGCGCTCAATGACCCCGAGCTGGCCGGTCGCATCCGCGCCGCCCGCGAAGGCTTCGCCCGCGACGTCGAGACGGCGGCAGCCAAGCTTGGCAAGCAGGGGTAA